In Novipirellula artificiosorum, the genomic window GAAAGCAAAAGTGGCATTGAGAAAATCGTACGGCTTCAAAACCGACGAAGTCTATGAAACTGTGCTATACCATGAACTCGGGAAACTTCCGGAGCATGACTTGGCCCACCAATTTTGTTAACGAGGCCCAAATCTGAACCTACGCATGTCGGTGCCGGAAATAGGAAACTTTACAACGGAATCGTGCTTCCCGAAGAGTGGCCGCCGAAGAATATGAAGCATAATGATTACGATCCGATGCCGGTTCCTTATCTGGATTCTCCTCCGGAAGTGATCCCCATCGATCTCAGCAGACAGTACCAAACAGATGGTGCAATGGAAAAAAGGAAATAGCTTGGAAGCAATTGCCGGCCAGGATGTGAGATTTAAATTCTATATGACAAATGGAAAACTGTACTCATTCTGGGTAAGTGCTGACGAAAACGGCAAGAGCGGCGGTGCTATAGCAGCCGGCGGCCCCGGCTTCTCAGGAACATGGGATAAGTAAGAGTCGCAGGTCGGGACTTTGTCCCCTAAGTAATTGCGCCGATTCAATGCTCTTCACTCATCAAGGATGTCGACCGGAGCGTGACGTTAAGCTGAGGAGCGAAATAGGCCTGGAACGGTTTCAGGCCCAGCCCAAATGGGAAAACCCAGAAGAAAGACCGAAATAGTGAAGAACGCAACTCTGGCCATATTCGTTGCCCTGTCCGCTGGTGCCGTGTATGCCACGGATGCGGAGCGGCCGAATATTCTCTGGCTTACCAGTGAAGACAACAGTGCCGAGTGGCTCGGGTGCTACGGCAATGTTCTGGCCAAGACGCCCCATATCAACCAGCTCGCGCGCGAGGGGTTTCGTTACACCAACGTCTTTGCGAACATCCCCGTCTGCTCACCCACGCGTGGCTCCTGGATCACGGGCGTTCACGCATTGTCGCTAGGCATCCAGCCCATGCGTAGCAGCAACGAGATCCCACACGACCGGATCCCCTACTATCCCGACCTGCTCGCGGCACGCGGTTATTTTACCGGCAACTCGACGAAGACCGACTTCAACATCGGTGGGCGATCGGACGGCGATTGCTGGGATCACCAAGGCAAGGTTGCGTGGGAGAAGCTGCCGGAGCGCCAGCCGTTCTTCCAGGTCGTCAACTCCACAACCTCGCACGAGAGCCGCGCGCATGGGCAAGTCGAGAAGACTCGCTGCAATCCCGACGACGTCGTGGTGGCCAAATACCATCCCGACATCCCCCAAATCCGCAAGAACTACGCCAAGTACTACGACGCCGTCGAGAACATGGACAAGGAGATCGGGGCCTCGTTGGCGAAGCTCGAGGAACTGGGCCTTGCCGACAACACGATCGTGATCCACAACTCCGATCACGGCGGCGTCATGCCACGTAGCAAGCGGTTTCTGTTTAACAACAGCATTCATTGCCCCCTGATTGTTCGGATTCCCGAACGGTACAAACACCTCTGGCCAGCCGAGAAGCCCGGCATGACGGTCGACCGACTGGTTGCCTTCATCGACATGCCCAAGACCTGGATGAGCCTGACCGGCGCGGAGATTCCCAGCCACATGCAAGGCACCATCTTCCTCGGCCCCGGCACGGAGCCTGAGGACGAGTTCAGCTTCGGGTACAGCGAACGGCAGGGCGATGTTCTGGATGACAGCCGGTCAGTTCGCGGCAAACGCTACTACTACATCAAGCGATACATGCCGTTCGTCCCCTGGGGGCAATTTGCCAGCTACACCTGGAAGATGGAAGCAACCCGAGCTTGGGAAGCACATCACAAGGCGGGACTGACCGACGAAATCACCGGCCGCTTCTTCCTCCCCAAACCGCATTCCGAAGAACTGTACGACACGCAAACCGACCCCGACTGCATCCACAATCTGATCGACGATCCTCGGCATGCGGAGAGAATCACGCGAATGCGCGGCGCGCTGCGCTCGTGGCAGGAAGAGGTCCATGACTCGGGACTCTTGCCCGAGGAGGAGCGTGCCAAACGGGCGGCCGACAATGGGGTGACGATCTACGACATGGTCCGAGACCCAAAGCTGTACGATCTTCCGGCCTATCTCGACGCCGCGGACCTGGCGATCGCCGGCGAAGCGCAGAACCTACCTCGTCTGGCCGAATTGCTGAAGCACGAGGATGCCGGTGTCCGTTACTGGGCCGTGACGGGCTGCCTGATCCTGCAAGACGAGGCCAAACCGATAAGGGAGGAGATACTCGCGCTCGCCGATGACCAGTCGCACGAAGTCCGCGCCGTGGCAGCCTATCACCTGTTCCAAATCGGCGAGAAGGAACTCGCCCTCCTGTGGCTCGGGCGTCTCCTGGAGAGCCAGACCTATGCGTCGATGAAGACGCTCAGCGTGATCTACTGGATCGGCGAGGAGGCCCGGCCGCTGCTTCCGGCGATTGAGAAACTCAAGCCGGAAGGTAAGTACACGGTGCAGCGCCAAGCCGTCGTCCTGGATCGGTTCGCGGGCAAGAGGTAGCTCCGCGTCACTCGCTAAAGGCACGCAAGCAAGACGGGTGGAACCGTGTCACCATTGAAGCCAAGGGCAACACCATGAAAACATGGGTCAACGGTATAACCGCCGCACATTTGGTCAACGACGAATATACACAAGGTCTATTCGGTCTTCATATTCACGCCGGCCCGAGTGGCACCATCCTCTTCCGTAACAACAAGGTCAAGGAGCTCACGCCAAATTGAAACGTAAATAGAACAAAAGTTAAGGAATGATCAAAAACA contains:
- a CDS encoding sulfatase-like hydrolase/transferase, producing MKNATLAIFVALSAGAVYATDAERPNILWLTSEDNSAEWLGCYGNVLAKTPHINQLAREGFRYTNVFANIPVCSPTRGSWITGVHALSLGIQPMRSSNEIPHDRIPYYPDLLAARGYFTGNSTKTDFNIGGRSDGDCWDHQGKVAWEKLPERQPFFQVVNSTTSHESRAHGQVEKTRCNPDDVVVAKYHPDIPQIRKNYAKYYDAVENMDKEIGASLAKLEELGLADNTIVIHNSDHGGVMPRSKRFLFNNSIHCPLIVRIPERYKHLWPAEKPGMTVDRLVAFIDMPKTWMSLTGAEIPSHMQGTIFLGPGTEPEDEFSFGYSERQGDVLDDSRSVRGKRYYYIKRYMPFVPWGQFASYTWKMEATRAWEAHHKAGLTDEITGRFFLPKPHSEELYDTQTDPDCIHNLIDDPRHAERITRMRGALRSWQEEVHDSGLLPEEERAKRAADNGVTIYDMVRDPKLYDLPAYLDAADLAIAGEAQNLPRLAELLKHEDAGVRYWAVTGCLILQDEAKPIREEILALADDQSHEVRAVAAYHLFQIGEKELALLWLGRLLESQTYASMKTLSVIYWIGEEARPLLPAIEKLKPEGKYTVQRQAVVLDRFAGKR